Proteins encoded within one genomic window of Triticum aestivum cultivar Chinese Spring chromosome 2D, IWGSC CS RefSeq v2.1, whole genome shotgun sequence:
- the LOC123048123 gene encoding desmethyl-deoxy-podophyllotoxin synthase, which yields MILSPLRLAMLPPMEGWLRLCLVALFTLLAIWLLKLITGGKCRPAAKKQLPPGPWTLPVIGSLHHVASVLPHRTLMELSRRHGPLMLLRLGEAPTVIVSTAEAAALVMKTNDLAFAGRPQSATLDVFGCGGKGIALAPYGDHWRQMLKVSIVELLSSRQVKRLEGIRAEEVGNLLRSITAAASSGGATINLSEKMTALSNHVVTRAVFGGKFSQQEEYLREMAKVFVMMGGFCLVDLFPSSRLVRWLSNGERDMKNSCGRMHHIISDIIQERKAARAAGVGPDDDKEDLLDVLLRLQKDDSLEFPLTTESISTVLLDIFAGGTETTGSTLAWAMSELVRNPEIMAKAQQEIQEVVGEDRAVITNSDLTKLRYTEMVIKEALRLHPPVPLIPRAAREDCTVMGFDIPKGTNVYINVVAISQDPEHWSSPAEFKPERFENNPVNYNGTYLEFIPFGAGRRQCPGTQFGTSLVEMVLTNILYHFDWKLLDGASLASFDMSEKFGLTLHRRNDLKLRATPHVLSKAMPLE from the exons ATGATATTATCACCTCTTAGGCTTGCCATGCTGCCTCCCATGGAAGGGTGGCTACGCTTGTGCTTGGTAGCCCTATTTACCCTACTAGCGATTTGGCTCCTCAAGCTCATCACTGGTGGAAAGTGCAGACCGGCTGCCAAGAAACAGCTGCCTCCTGGGCCATGGACTCTCCCCGTCATCGGCAGCCTCCACCACGTCGCCAGCGTCCTCCCCCACCGCACGCTGATGGAGCTATCTCGCCGGCACGGGCCGCTGATGCTTCTCAGGCTAGGCGAGGCCCCCACCGTGATCGTCTCCACCGCCGAGGCCGCCGCACTTGTTATGAAGACCAACGACCTCGCGTTTGCGGGCCGACCGCAGAGCGCGACGTTGGACGTCTTCGGCTGCGGCGGCAAGGGGATCGCCTTAGCACCCTATGGTGACCACTGGCGCCAGATGCTCAAGGTCTCCATCGTGGAGCTTCTCAGTTCCAGGCAGGTGAAGCGCCTCGAGGGCATCAGGGCCGAGGAGGTGGGCAACCTCCTCCGttccatcaccgccgccgcctcgagtGGTGGCGCCACCATCAACCTAAGCGAGAAGATGACGGCGCTCAGCAACCACGTCGTCACGCGGGCGGTTTTCGGCGGCAAGTTCTCGCAGCAGGAGGAGTACCTCCGGGAGATGGCCAAGGTGTTTGTGATGATGGGCGGCTTCTGTCTCGTCGACCTTTTCCCTTCGTCGCGGTTGGTGCGGTGGTTGAGCAATGGTGAGCGTGACATGAAGAATAGCTGTGGCCGCATGCACCACATCATCTCTGACATCATACAGGAGCGCAAGGCCGCGCGAGCTGCCGGCGTCGGCCCCGACGACGACAAGGAGGACCTGCTGGACGTGCTGCTCAGGCTGCAGAAGGACGACTCGCTGGAATTCCCTCTAACCACAGAGAGCATAAGTACCGTCTTGTTG GACATATTTGCAGGTGGCACAGAAACAACAGGAAGTACCTTGGCATGGGCCATGTCGGAGCTTGTGCGCAATCCAGAAATTATGGCTAAGGCACAACAAGAAATACAGGAGGTGGTAGGTGAAGACCGAGCTGTCATTACTAACAGTGATCTCACTAAACTCCGCTACACGGAGATGGTCATCAAGGAGGCCCTTAGGTTGCATCCGCCCGTTCCTCTGATCCCACGCGCGGCTAGAGAGGATTGTACGGTTATGGGTTTTGACATACCTAAAGGCACCAATGTTTACATTAATGTCGTCGCAATTTCTCAAGATCCTGAACACTGGAGCAGTCCTGCAGAGTTTAAGCCAGAGAGGTTTGAGAACAACCCAGTGAATTACAATGGAACATATCTCGAATTCATTCCCTTCGGCGCCGGGCGACGGCAATGCCCCGGGACCCAGTTTGGCACGTCGCTCGTGGAGATGGTGTTAACAAACATTCTATATCACTTCGATTGGAAGCTTCTTGATGGGGCTAGCCTCGCTTCGTTTGACATGTCCGAGAAATTTGGGCTTACACTACACAGaaggaatgacctgaaactcagAGCTACTCCACACGTGTTGTCCAAAGCTATGCCGTTGGAGTGA
- the LOC123048124 gene encoding tau-cadinol synthase isoform X1, whose product MASSSHAADTPETTEQLGFEPSSWGDFFIAYEPPPPKRSEEWMMARAEKLKGDVSLLFKTCNGTRARMFLVDTLQHLGIDHHFEEQIHDSLNELLESDFSSSSSLHEVALQFRLLRENGHWVSPDVFDKYKGEDGSFRKDITNEPKGILSLYNATHLLIQGEPKLEEAMTFARQHLVSVNGSLQSPLDKQVKRAIHRALPRACKRVEVLQYISEYEEEEGHNQILLELAKLDFNLLQHVHLKELKDITEWWKHFSGFIDLSFIRDRLVESYTWAYVLYYEKGFELQRSITTKMIVLITTLDDTYDIRASIEECRKLHEAIQRWDKTAVSLLPEYLKKLYIELLRTFKNIEVEMPVNVNYDTAYLKKAIQNHVTGYLQEAEWCYSKHKPSFENQVNVTSLTIGAPTVCLSMMASMGDTIMKRAVEWVAGVPNVVIAAGKIVRFMNDIAAFENRKCKGDAASSVECYIHEYGVTGEVAIARIYELIEDEWRTLNKALFEDHALLPALKRIIGLALSTSLFYDNRNDVYTDSKHLHKTIKSLFVKPVLSGYLATTDE is encoded by the exons ATGGCGTCTTCCTCTCATGCTGCTGACACTCCGGAGACGACGGAGCAGCTAGGCTTTGAGCCCTCATCATGGGGTGACTTTTTCATCGCATACGAGCCACCGCCACCCAAG AGGTCCGAGGAATGGATGATGGCGCGAGCCGAAAAACTGAAGGGGGACGTCAGCCTGTTATTTAAGACTTGCAACGGCACGAGGGCACGAATGTTCTTGGTGGATACACTCCAACATCTTGGAATAGATCACCACTTTGAGGAGCAGATCCATGACTCGTTAAACGAACTCCTGGAGAGTGACTTTAGTAGCTCATCCAGCCTCCATGAGGTCGCTCTTCAATTCCGTTTACTTAGGGAGAATGGGCATTGGGTATCTCCAG ATGTTTTTGATAAATACAAGGGTGAAGATGGGAGCTTTAGAAAGGATATAACTAATGAACCAAAAGGAATACTAAGTTTATACAATGCAACTCATCTTCTCATTCAAGGTGAGCCAAAACTTGAGGAAGCCATGACTTTTGCAAGGCAACATCTTGTATCAGTTAATGGTAGTCTGCAATCACCCCTAGATAAGCAAGTCAAACGCGCCATTCATAGAGCACTTCCAAGGGCGTGTAAGAGGGTGGAAGTGCTACAATATATCTCAGAGTATGAAGAAGAGGAAGGGCATAACCAAATTTTGTTGGAGCTAGCAAAACTAGATTTTAACCTTCTACAACATGTCCACTTGAAGGAGCTCAAAGATATTACAGA GTGGTGGAAACATTTTTCGGGATTCATCGACCTAAGCTTTATTCGCGACCGTTTGGTGGAAAGCTACACTTGGGCCTATGTGTTGTACTATGAGAAAGGCTTTGAGCTCCAGCGAAGTATCACCACCAAGATGATTGTTCTAATTACCACTTTAGATGACACGTATGACATCCGTGCGTCCATAGAGGAATGCCGAAAGCTACATGAAGCCATACAAAG ATGGGATAAGACAGCCGTTTCTCTTCTACCCGAGTACCTAAAGAAGTTATATATCGAGTTGTTGAGGACCTTCAAAAATATTGAGGTTGAAATGCCAGTCAATGTCAATTATGATACTGCCTACCTCAAGAAAGCG ATTCAAAATCATGTCACTGGTTATCTCCAAGAAGCGGAATGGTGTTACTCGAAGCATAAGCCAAGCTTTGAAAATCAGGTGAATGTGACTAGCCTAACTATAGGTGCGCCAACCGTTTGCTTGAGTATGATGGCTAGCATGGGTGATACCATAATGAAAAGAGCAGTTGAGTGGGTAGCTGGTGTCCCTAATGTCGTCATAGCAGCAGGAAAGATTGTGCGTTTCATGAACGACATTGCAGCATTTGAG AACCGAAAGTGCAAGGGGGATGCGGCAAGCTCCGTGGAGTGTTACATCCATGAGTACGGCGTCACAGGAGAGGTTGCCATCGCAAGGATATATGAACTGATTGAAGATGAATGGAGAACTCTGAACAAAGCTCTCTTTGAAGACCATGCATTGCTCCCTGCGCTGAAGCGTATTATCGGCTTGGCCCTTAGCACATCATTGTTCTATGATAACAGGAACGATGTGTACACAGATAGCAAGCATCTTCACAAAACTATTAAGAGCCTCTTCGTAAAGCCTGTTTTGTCTGGCTATCTAGCCACAACAGATGAATAA
- the LOC123048124 gene encoding tau-cadinol synthase isoform X2, translated as MASSSHAADTPETTEQLGFEPSSWGDFFIAYEPPPPKRSEEWMMARAEKLKGDVSLLFKTCNGTRARMFLVDTLQHLGIDHHFEEQIHDSLNELLESDFSSSSSLHEVALQFRLLRENGHWVSPDVFDKYKGEDGSFRKDITNEPKGILSLYNATHLLIQDKQVKRAIHRALPRACKRVEVLQYISEYEEEEGHNQILLELAKLDFNLLQHVHLKELKDITEWWKHFSGFIDLSFIRDRLVESYTWAYVLYYEKGFELQRSITTKMIVLITTLDDTYDIRASIEECRKLHEAIQRWDKTAVSLLPEYLKKLYIELLRTFKNIEVEMPVNVNYDTAYLKKAIQNHVTGYLQEAEWCYSKHKPSFENQVNVTSLTIGAPTVCLSMMASMGDTIMKRAVEWVAGVPNVVIAAGKIVRFMNDIAAFENRKCKGDAASSVECYIHEYGVTGEVAIARIYELIEDEWRTLNKALFEDHALLPALKRIIGLALSTSLFYDNRNDVYTDSKHLHKTIKSLFVKPVLSGYLATTDE; from the exons ATGGCGTCTTCCTCTCATGCTGCTGACACTCCGGAGACGACGGAGCAGCTAGGCTTTGAGCCCTCATCATGGGGTGACTTTTTCATCGCATACGAGCCACCGCCACCCAAG AGGTCCGAGGAATGGATGATGGCGCGAGCCGAAAAACTGAAGGGGGACGTCAGCCTGTTATTTAAGACTTGCAACGGCACGAGGGCACGAATGTTCTTGGTGGATACACTCCAACATCTTGGAATAGATCACCACTTTGAGGAGCAGATCCATGACTCGTTAAACGAACTCCTGGAGAGTGACTTTAGTAGCTCATCCAGCCTCCATGAGGTCGCTCTTCAATTCCGTTTACTTAGGGAGAATGGGCATTGGGTATCTCCAG ATGTTTTTGATAAATACAAGGGTGAAGATGGGAGCTTTAGAAAGGATATAACTAATGAACCAAAAGGAATACTAAGTTTATACAATGCAACTCATCTTCTCATTCAAG ATAAGCAAGTCAAACGCGCCATTCATAGAGCACTTCCAAGGGCGTGTAAGAGGGTGGAAGTGCTACAATATATCTCAGAGTATGAAGAAGAGGAAGGGCATAACCAAATTTTGTTGGAGCTAGCAAAACTAGATTTTAACCTTCTACAACATGTCCACTTGAAGGAGCTCAAAGATATTACAGA GTGGTGGAAACATTTTTCGGGATTCATCGACCTAAGCTTTATTCGCGACCGTTTGGTGGAAAGCTACACTTGGGCCTATGTGTTGTACTATGAGAAAGGCTTTGAGCTCCAGCGAAGTATCACCACCAAGATGATTGTTCTAATTACCACTTTAGATGACACGTATGACATCCGTGCGTCCATAGAGGAATGCCGAAAGCTACATGAAGCCATACAAAG ATGGGATAAGACAGCCGTTTCTCTTCTACCCGAGTACCTAAAGAAGTTATATATCGAGTTGTTGAGGACCTTCAAAAATATTGAGGTTGAAATGCCAGTCAATGTCAATTATGATACTGCCTACCTCAAGAAAGCG ATTCAAAATCATGTCACTGGTTATCTCCAAGAAGCGGAATGGTGTTACTCGAAGCATAAGCCAAGCTTTGAAAATCAGGTGAATGTGACTAGCCTAACTATAGGTGCGCCAACCGTTTGCTTGAGTATGATGGCTAGCATGGGTGATACCATAATGAAAAGAGCAGTTGAGTGGGTAGCTGGTGTCCCTAATGTCGTCATAGCAGCAGGAAAGATTGTGCGTTTCATGAACGACATTGCAGCATTTGAG AACCGAAAGTGCAAGGGGGATGCGGCAAGCTCCGTGGAGTGTTACATCCATGAGTACGGCGTCACAGGAGAGGTTGCCATCGCAAGGATATATGAACTGATTGAAGATGAATGGAGAACTCTGAACAAAGCTCTCTTTGAAGACCATGCATTGCTCCCTGCGCTGAAGCGTATTATCGGCTTGGCCCTTAGCACATCATTGTTCTATGATAACAGGAACGATGTGTACACAGATAGCAAGCATCTTCACAAAACTATTAAGAGCCTCTTCGTAAAGCCTGTTTTGTCTGGCTATCTAGCCACAACAGATGAATAA